The sequence GCTTTTGATTGTCTTAGGTTTGCAACAGTGGTGTTGGGTCTAGTCAGCCTGAAAAATGTGGCGGTGTCCTTTGCTGAGACCGTGAAGAGCTCAGCTCCCATCTTCACTGTGATCCTGTCGCGGACGGTCCTGGGGGAGCACACTGGTGAGCAGCCCCCCACGCCCGGCCTCATCGCGCCTCTGTGTCCCTCCAAGGCTCAGCAGATGGGACTCAATCACAGATCTCTAAGCTGGGCCGGGGCAGGCACTGTCCAGCTGCACACACGTCCCTGACTCTCCTGCCAGCCTGTAGGGGGTGGGGTCCTGTGATGAGCAGACTCATCACATGACTTATGTTTGCCCTGGGGGCAGGAGTGCTGCTCAGAGAGGGAGCTGAGTTGGCTTCAATTAGGAAATGACCAGAAGGTAAAACCAGGCAGCACCCGGCACCCTGGGGAGGAGGTGGTAGGGAGAAGGCACAGCTGGGCACCTCGCAGATCGGGCCCCTGGAGCCAGGCCAGCGTGCAGGTGATGGTAAAGCAGAGTCGGATCAAAGTGTGACCGCAGTTGCTGCAATCCCACACAGCAGGAAACAGCCTGACCGCACTGGTGCCTTCACCCACAGGGGCTTCCAGTGCCTTAGGGACGCCAGGCCACAGCGAAGGCACTGTCTGGCTGGAACAGTTAGGAAATCTTGATAAAATGCAATTTGTTGGGGAGAATGACTGAGGTACCCAGACTTGTGGGGCCAAGGTGTGGAGTTCCCAGAGGGGTGACCCCCGAAGGCACCCCAGCAGAGCCGCCTCATGGGTCCTGGCAACGGGCACAGCCCCAGCAGAGCCCTGAGCCCACCACCGCCCACCGCGCAGGCGTCTGCCTCCTTGGTGGCCTCCCAGCCACAGTCCCACGTGTGGTCCACGCCCAGCAGACAGCTCCTTCCGTGGTGACACTCAAGGCCTCACAGGCCCATGGATTTGCTGTGTGGACAGCACTGTCCTGGGCGGGGTAGTGGTCACAGTCTCAGGAGGTTACCAGATTGTCTGAGGGCTGCACTTCTGCTCTGTTTTGCTAAGCGTGAAAGGCTTGTCCCTTCGTCTGCTTTGAATTTCAAGATAAATGAAATGCCATGTCTGAAATCCAAGTAGAGGCATGGGAGGTGGGGGGACTGGAGGCCCTGTGCCCACTGACAAAGTTTTCTGTTGTCCCGAAAGGACTTTCTACCTTGTTGTCAAGACTGTTGGTTATGAAGGCAGGAGGGCTGGACGCCCTGAGGTGTGGGGCCTCCTTCCTCCCCTAGCCTTCCCTGGAGACCACCCTTCACCCTTTGTTTCACAAGTGAGAGCTTGGCGACTGTGGGGTGGGGTGCAAAAATCGGGGCTTGGAGCTGGCAACTCTGGTGTGGAGCCCTCTGCGCCACGTGCCTGGCCGGGGTAGGTGACACAGGCATGTGCTATTTTTTCCCTCCAGTGAGAAGTAAGCGAGCAGAACACCCCTGGGGGGCAGCTGGGTCCACTGGGGGGCACTGCAGCCCAGCCATGTGCTCTCCCTCTGCAGGGCTACTGGTCAACCTTTCCCTCATCCCGGTCATGGGTGGCCTGGCACTGTGCACAGCCACCGAGATGAGCTTCAACTTCCTGGGGTTCTCAGCCGCCTTGTCCACCAACATCATGGACTGGTGAGTCTGCAGGGTGGGAGCTGGGCACGTGAGGCCCACTGCTGGAGTGCAGGCACCAGGCCCGATGGCTGACAGCTGCACGCAGCCTGCTCTTGCGCGTCGCCATCtctgaggggagaagggaggcgGCAGCGGCACTTATGTCTAAGCTTGTGTCATTGCTGGTACTTCCAGAGAGACCAGAGGGTCTCCGAGTGGTGCATGAGTAAAGAGAGAAACCACCTTTCATTCCATCTGACACTTGCTGTGTTTCCTTCAgcctcttctctgcctctctaGTTCCCAGAAACATAGCCCAGCTCAGTCCCAGTTTGCATCTCACCTGTAACTCCAGCACAGGATGGTCTCAGAAGCCTCCTCACTCACCGGCAGATGCTTCAGACCTCCTGGCCGCTGTCCTGCAGGGACTGTCCTTGCACGAGTCCCGCCAGGTTTCCCGCTGGCCTGCAGTGTCAGCCCTAGAGGAGGCGGGCCTGTGAGTGTCTTCCCCCAGCCTCACTTTGGTTCAAGTCCCCTTGGCCAGAGCTGGGGGCAGTGTTGGTGGTCTGGAAGCGGACACTGTCCTGTCTCCTCTCAGCCACCACTGGCCTTCCCAGCCAGTTCTATCCCTGTTTCCCTGGGTCTTCCTGTGCTCATACTGTCTGTCCTGTGGCTGCGGCTGATTTGTGGGAGCTCTGGGTGCCAAGAGGGGCTCTGTGCAGAGCTGGGTAACCCCAGGCATGCCCTCCACCTCTGAGACCTCAGCTTACCCACCTCTGAAAGGGGCAGCTCGGCCTGGCTCATGGATGCCCCACGTGTACCTGTTTCCAGAGGACAAGGCACTTCGAATGAGGTGGTCTCTGAGCTCACAtaatctcttctcttctttcttctagtTTGCAGAATGTTTTCTCCAAAAAACTCCTCAGTGGGGACAAATACAGATTCTCGTAAGTGTCACTGCCCCACAGAGACCAGAGCGCGCTGGACCCCAGCCCCAACCCTCGCAGAGAGCCCTGGACCCCAGCCCCAACACTCCCAGACCACCCTGGACCCCAGCCCCAACCCTCCCAGAGCTCCCTGTGCCCTAGCCCTGACCCTTCCATTTCCCTGGTGCCTTTAAAAGAACCTTGTTGAAACTGGGGAGAAAAACCTACCTGTTTCCAGTTGCCCTTGGGCAGGGATGCTGTCACTGTCCTGTAGcaggggagaagagggtagcaAGGCTGGGGGTAGGGTAGGTAGGCCGGGGTGAGGCTGGAGGGGTTGGGAGGCTCAGACGCCTGCCCTGTCCTGCAGGGCTGCAGAGCTGCAGTTCTACACTAGCACAGCGGCCGTGGCTATGCTCGTCCCAGCCTGGATCTTCTTCATGGTGAGTCCCACCATCACAGTCACCTTCAAGGGGGTGAGCCTGGCACTGTGTGGCTGCCACGCGCTTGAGGGGGCCTGACCGATGCAAACCCAAGCAGGTCCTGTGCCTGTGAGGGCTGGGCTGCAGCCCCAGTTCTGGAAACTTTGGCAGAAGGGTGTTAGGCACACTCTTGTGTTGTTGCCTTTTGGCCACACCTCATGGCCtgcaggatcttcgttccccaacccTGGGCACAGCAGTGGAAGAGCTGAGTCCCAACCACCAGGCCAACTGGTGGCCACTCCAACTGGTGGCCAACTGCAGGGAACTCCTGCAgttgtttcttatttcttctcttaCTTAAAAACATTGTGACCACCATAGAATAAGTCACAGGACAGAAACATGTAAAACAGAGGGTCTCTCCCCAGCCGCTCACACGCCCCCTCCTAGTGGAGCTGCTCCCTCTGTGTGTTTGTATGGCCACAAAGCTGCATACATGTGTCGTGAGTCCCATAGGAGCGCAGGTGTGCGTCTGCGTGGACCTGTCTTCTCAGCACGGTGGCGCTGGGCTGTCCAGTCCAAGCTCTGCCCTGACCCACCAGACGCAGTGGTCtggccctgcctctgccctgtACACGCAGCACATGACAGGGAGTTCCGTATGTCATGTCTTTCGTGGGTGAGGATGTTTCTCTGGGTTGTGTCCTTGGATTGGAATGGTTGAGAAAAAGAACATGCGTATCTAAACTTACTCTGGTATGATAAATACCTATTAAATTTACCATTCTGGCCGTTTTCTAGTGTACGTCAGGTACGTTGTTCACATCGTTGTGTGACCATCACCCCAGTTTTTTCATCGTCTCAAACTGAAGCTCTGACCCATTAAATGCTAACTCCtcacaccaccccaccccaccgggTGGAGGGGGCAAGACTTACCCTACCCCCCAGAGTTCCAGCTGGGCCTGAGAGTTAAACTGACTTAGATCAACAGGAGGCAAGCACATAGGTTCATTTAATATGAGCTTCATGTGATGCCAGAGCAAATGAAGCCCCAAACAAGTGGCAGAACCTCAGTGCTTCCACGTCAGGGTGAATGAGAAGGTGATTGTGGGCAAATGACTGAGACACTGGGGCGGCTGAAGGGGGACGAGAGGGATGATGACAAGGCCCCTgaatcccctctcctcctggttGCAGGGAAGGGGCAGCTCCCATGTGGGGTTTGTCTCCTGCTtctgggaaggaaaagagaggtcAGAGCACCCTTCTGGCACCTGCTGTTTTCTCAGTGCTTTGAGCTcaaaaataatccttatgccgaAGAGACAAACGTTGGGGGAGGGGTTCTGAATTTGGttaccctctcccccacccccggtTCCCACCCTCCTACCTTGTGTCTCTGTGACTCTGACTCCTCCAGGGACCTCACAGAAGTGGAATCACATCAGATTTGTCCTCTTGCATCTAGTTCATTTCACTCAACTTCATGTCATAAGGTCCGTCCACGGTGGAGCAGGTGTCAGGACCTCTTCCCTGTTTAAGGCTGAATAGACAGACGTATGgctggaccacattttgtttacccatctTCCaatggtggacatttgggttgcttccacttttaGGCTGTTATGAGTAATGTTGTTCTGAATGTGAGTGTGTAAGTACTTTTTCAAGACCCTGCTATCTGTTCTTCAGGGTACAGACCACAAGGGGAGTCCTGGCTCACATGGGCAGTTGTGTGTGTAATTTTTTGAAGGTTGACTAGTCTGTTTTCCCACGGCAGTCGCACCATTGTGCATTCCTACCTCCAGTACTCAGGGTCCAACTTCCCTGTCCTCGCCAGTGCTTgttgttttctggtttttgttttttgatggcagccatccCAATGAGTGGGAGcaggtacctcactgtagttttttttcccgaggctttttatttgtttgttttggctgcactgggtcttcattgctatgcttgggcatctcactgtggtggcttctctggttgcggagcacaggccctGGAGTGCTGGCTCATCTGTGGCACACGGGCATGGTCGCGACATCGCATgcgggatcttcgttccctggcTGGGACGGAGCCCGCGTCCCATGCGTTGTaaattctaaaccactggaccaccagggaagcccccttggtgtagttttgatttgttcttccctgatggtcagtgatgttgggcatcttgtCACGTGCTTAGAGGCTGTGTGTGTTTCGTGTGTAAAGTTTTGATCATTGCCGTCCACGTGCTGCCCCAGAGTCCTCTGCAGTGTCATTCCCTTTACCCAGACCCTGGGGCACAGATGCCACCAGAGTTCCCCCAGGGGCCACACAGCAGCCATCCCTCTGGCTCTGGTGCAGGACCTGCCGGTGATCGGGAGGAGTGGGAGGAGCTTCCGCTACAGCCAGGAcgtggtgctgctgctgttggCAGATGGCGTGCTGTTCCACCTGCAGAGCGTCACGGCCTACGCCCTCATGGGGAGGATCTCCCCTGTGACCTTCAGGTAAGGACAGGAGATGAGGTGCATCTGGGTCACGTGTAGAGGGGAACGCTTGCCACTTGATGTTTTTATCAGAGGGCTCTGTGATTGTGGGTCACAGTGTAGTGATTGCTGTGCCCAGTGGTCATAATTACTTGGCCATTCTGTATTGGTGCCATTTGAAACATGAATAGGAAAGCCTGTGAAATAGATTTTTAGGGGGATTCCCCACTGGGAATCTGTGCACAGAAGAGAGTTCCTTTCAGTGTTGTGAGGTACTTCTCCCCAGAACAGCACTGTCCGGGGAATCTCCTGGGATGATAGAGGGTGGGAGCCCCTGGCCATGTGTGGATCCTGAGCACCTAGAACTGGCAGAGTGCTGAGGAGTCGAAGTCTGTTTTTCTGACTTTAATCAGCTCGCACTCAGCAGCCCCACTGACTCCCTGCTGGGAACTCAGCACCAAGCTCGGGTTTCATGAGCTTCTTCCCTAACTGGACAGCCTTAGTGCTGATTTGACACCAGAGGGGTTTTGGTAACAGAAAGGAAGGAGCCCAGGTCACCAGCAAGCCTGAAAACCCACCCAGTGATTGTCCTTGGATTTGGCTGTCATATTGTTGTGGAAACTTTTTAGCAGCCCTTTGTCCTTTAACTTCAGAACAGTCACGGGAGAGCAGGATTGTCCGCAGATCTGAGGGCCTCAGGGGCCTCGCGCTGCTCTCAGACCTGGCAGCCTCTTCCCACATCCTGGGAGAGGGGCCTGCAGGGCTGTCAGGGCCGCCTGGGTGCCACGTCCCCTGACTCAAGTGGTCAGTATGTTTTATGAGTCTGTTTCCTGTATGACAACAGGAATTATTTCCAAATATCCCTGAAACTTTCTTTTCAGGGGTTGTTAGTGACGGTCCATATAAAGACAGGAAACTGGTTCTTTTTAAGGGAAATAGCTTATGgcagaaaaatacaaaagttaaCTTTAAATTATCCATAATGGCAGCCCAGGAGACAAACCCTTGTGGTCATTGCATCCTCACGAGGTCCCAGCAGTGAGCAAGCAGCATGGTGTCATTTCCAGACAGCTTTCCTAAGGGAGCACTTCCCACTCTGTGGAGAGTAGGCCGCAGTGTTGGGGGTGAAAGCTGTAATGCCTACAGTTCACTTAGAAATATTTCCATCAAAGAAAGGACAAAGTAAGGCACAAGACTGAGCCTGAAGATGCCACCCAGCTCTGTTGTCCCTCTTCTCTGTGATCTCTGTTCTAGTAGGTAGGACCCCAACACAAAGGGGGGTTAGCGGAGGTGCCTATGGCCCCCGCTGACCTCCCTGCTCTCCTGCAGCGTCGCCAGCACTGTAAAGCATGCCCTGTCCATCTGGCTCAGCGTCATCGTTTTCGGTAACAAAGTCACCAGCCTGTCAGCTGTGGGTACCGTGCTGGTCACAGCTGGCGTCCTGCTCTACAATAAGGCCAAGCAACAGCAGCGCGAGGCCATGCAGAGCCTGGCCTCGGCCACCACCCAGCCCCCGGATGGCAGCTCTGAGCTGCTGCTCCCCCAGGACCCCCGGCCACACCACTGAATCCCAAAGCCATGGGGGCACCACACCACCCCCTCTTCGCTGACGGGGGAACCCCTTTGCCTCTCTCTCCCTGTGGACAGCGGGTGTGGGACCACCTGGCTCTACAGGTCACAGTCATTGTGGGAGGCAAGGTGGGCAGCCTTTTCCGCTTTTTTCTGGGGCTGTCAGTCAGAACTGGCAGGAACTTGAATTGGGTTGGAGAACACAGCTGCCACTGAGCCATGGCTGAGCCCCCTGACAACCTCCTCCTGGCAGCCTCTGCGCACCCCAGCATCTGGGCCAGGCCCCAACTCCTCTGTGAGTGATGACCACTTGGGAAGCTGGAGCTGTGTCCAGGTTCCAGCGGGCACCCCCTCACTTGGAGCCAGTGTGGGGTACCGGCTCCTTCATGCCAGCCATCAGCAGCTGCTGGAGTCCACCCTGCTCCTTGGCCATTGGGGATCTGCTGGGCTTGGCCAAGCTGAGGCCCCCAGGGCCAGGGCGTGGAGGCCACTGCAGTGGGCATAGTGGCATGGGACAGATGGGGTGAGAACCTGGGGTTCCCTGCTCCTGAGGACAGGATGTCTATCTCCTCTACCCAAGGCAGAGCTGTCGCATCAGTACCACTTAGGGAAGGTGGGCTGCCCCTCCCCACATCTGCTATGCTGAGCCTCCCACCTCCAGAGTGTCCTGTCC is a genomic window of Bos indicus isolate NIAB-ARS_2022 breed Sahiwal x Tharparkar chromosome 16, NIAB-ARS_B.indTharparkar_mat_pri_1.0, whole genome shotgun sequence containing:
- the LOC109570288 gene encoding solute carrier family 35 member E2A isoform X6, with amino-acid sequence MSASAKPPALGELDPGPGEKPGGRPLLAWAPVFSHRSEKIALGQSDGSPEEQVLTVTVTETTVIEADLGVWGARALTYLTLWFFFSFCTLFLNKYILSLLEGEPSMLGAVQMLSTTLIGCVKIFVPCCLYQHKTRLSYPPNFIMTMLFVGLMRFATVVLGLVSLKNVAVSFAETVKSSAPIFTVILSRTVLGEHTGLLVNLSLIPVMGGLALCTATEMSFNFLGFSAALSTNIMDCLQNVFSKKLLSGDKYRFSAAELQFYTSTAAVAMLVPAWIFFMDLPVIGRSGRSFRYSQDVVLLLLADGVLFHLQSVTAYALMGRISPVTFSVASTVKHALSIWLSVIVFGNKVTSLSAVGTVLVTAGVLLYNKAKQQQREAMQSLASATTQPPDGSSELLLPQDPRPHH